From Microbacterium rhizosphaerae:
GTGTCCGGGCGCTGCGACCGATCCCGTTTGCGATGGGACGGCGCGTGCGCACCCTCCTCGCCGGGTGTGCGGTCAGCGGGAGCATCGGTCATCGGCGCGCCTCAGACCTCCAGCAGTTCGGCTTCTTTGCGCTTGAGCGCCTCGTCGATCTCGTCGACGTGGGAGCGGGTGACGGCGTCGAGCTCTTTCTCGGCACGCGTCAGCTCGTCGTCGCCGACCTCGCCCTTCAGCGCATCGAGGTCGTCCTTCGCCTTGCGACGGATGCCACGCACGTGCACCTTCGCGTCCTCGCCCTTGCTCCGGACGATCTTCACGAACTCCTTGCGGCGCTCCGCGGTGAGCTCCGGAAGCGTGACGCGCACGAGGGCGCCGTCGTTCGTGGGGTTCGCACCGAGGTTCGGCATGTCGCGGATCGCCTGCTCGATCGCCTTCAGCGCCGACTTGTCGTACGGGTTGACGACGAGCGTGCGCGCCTCGGGGTTGCTCAGGGAGGCGAGCTGCGCCAGCGGTGTCGGCGAGCCGTAGTAGTCGACCATGACCTTCTGGAACATCTGCGGGTTCGCGCGGCCCGTGCGGACGGTCGCGAAGTCCTCCTTCGCGGCCTCCACTGCCCGATCCATGCGGGTTGCGGTCTCGGACAGGACGTCGGCGATCACGGGGGCTCCATTCGATCCAGAGGTTCACATCAGTCTAGTCGGCGCGCCCCGCGCGGCCGCGGACGGCGGTCGCCGCGTCACGCGGTCGATCAGGCGGTGACGAGCGTCCCGATGCGCTCGCCGAGCAGCGCCCGCGTGACGTTGCCCGCGGGCTCCATGCCGAACACGCGCATATCCATCTTGTTGTCCATGCACAGGCTGAACGCGGTCGAGTCGACGACGCGGAGACCGCGCTGAAGGGCCTCGAGGTAGGTGATCGTATCGATCTTCGTGGCGGATGCATCCGTCTTCGGGTCGGCCGTGTACACGCCGTCGACGCCGTTCTTGGCGACGAGGACCTCGTCGGCGTCGATCTCGAGGGCCCGCTGCGCGGCGACCGTGTCGGTCGAGAAGTACGGGAGTCCGGCGCCCGCGCCGAAGATGACGACGCGGCCCTTCTCCATGTGACGTTCGGCGCGGCGCGGGATATACGGCTCGGCGACCTGCGTCATGGAGATGGCGGACTGCACGCGGGTCGCGGCACCCGCCTGCTCGAGGAAGTCCTGAAGGGCGAGCGCGTTCATGACGGTGCCGAGCATGCCCATGTAGTCGGCACGCCCCCGGTCCATGCCGCGCTGCTGCAGTTCGGCGCCGCGGAAGAAGTTCCCGCCGCCGACCACGATGGCGATCTCGACCTGATCGACCGCGGCCGCGATCTCACGCGCGATCTGACCGACGACATCGGGGTTCACGCCCAGCTGTCCGGCCCCGAAGGCTTCGCCGGAGAGCTTCAGGAGGACGCGGCGGCGCCCGGTGTTCTCGGTGATCACGTGTTGTTCCTCTCGTCGCGAGTCAAAATCTACATGCCAAGGGCCCGCACCGAGCAGGTGCGGGCCCTGGGGGGATGACTACGCGCCGACCTTGAAGCGGGCGAAGTCGGTCACCGTGATGCCGGCGTCCTTCGCGACCTGCGCAACGGACAGCTTGTTGTCCTTCGCGTAGTCCTGGTCGAGCAGAGCGACCTGCTTGAAGAACGCGTTCACGCGACCCTCGACGATCTTCGGGAGCGCGGCCTCCGGCTTGCCCTCGTTGCGCGAGATCTCGGTGACGATCTCGCGCTCCTTCTCCACGTCCGCCTCGGGCACGTCGTCCCGGGAGAGGTAGGTCGGGTTCGCGAACGAGATGTGCTGCGCGATGCTGCGAGCGGTCTCCGCGTCGTCACCCGAGTAGGCGACCACGACGCCGACCTGCGGCGGCAGGTCCTTGCTCGTGCGGTGCAGGTACACCTGGAAGTTGTCACCGGTCAGGGTGCGCACACGGCGCAGCTCGACCTTCTCGCCGAGGATCGCGGCCTCGTCCGAGATGAGCTGGCCGACGGTCTGCGAGCCGGCGGGGGCGTCCAACCCGGCCTCGGCCGAGTCCGCGGCGACCGCGGCGACGGCGTCGGCGACCTTGTCGGCGAGGGCGATGAACTTCTCGTTCTTCGCGACGAAGTCGGTCTCGGTGTTCAGCTCGATGAGCGTGACCTTGCCGTCGCTCTCGCGGGCGGCGACCAGACCCTCGCTCGTCGAGCGGTCGGCACGCTTCGCGTTGCCCTTCGCGCCCTTGAGGCGGAGGATCTCGACGGCCTTGTCCATGTCGCCGTCGGCCTCTTCGAGGGCCTTCTTCGTGTCGACCATGCCCGTGCCGAGCTGCTCGCGGAGAGCCTTGATGTCGGCGATGGTGAAGTTTGCCATGGGTGGCGGCTCCTTGTTCGTGTCAGTTCTCATGGATGCCGCGGCGGAGCCGTCCTGAGACGACTCCGCCGGGCGAAAGACGGGTTGAGGGGTTCGATCAGGCCTCGGTGCTCTCGGCCTCGGCGGCGAGCTCCTCGGCGACGATCTCGTCGGCGATGGCCTCGGCAGCGAGCTCCTCGGCGATCTCCTCCGCCACGACCGCCTCGACGGCCAGCTCCTCGGCGGCCTCCTCGTCGCCCGCCTCGGCGGCGGCGATGGCCTCGGCGGCCAGCTCCTCGGCGACCTCTTCGGCCACGACGGCCTCGGTGGCGAGCTCGACGGCGTCGGCCTCGGCGGCAGCGGCGCCCTGCTCCAGCAGCTCGCGCTCCCACTCGGCCAGCGGCTCGGCCTGGGTCTCGTCGGTGGCCGGCTGGTGGCGCTGGATGAGGCCCTCGGCGGCGGCGTCGGCGATGATGCGGGTCAGCAGCGAGACGGAGCGGATCGCGTCGTCGTTGCCGGGGATCGGGTACTGGAACTCGTCCGGGTCGGCGTTCGTGTCGAGGATGCCGATCACGGGGATGCCGAGCTTCTTGGCCTCGTCGATGGCGAGGTGCTCGCGCTTGGCGTCGACGACCCACAGTGCCGAGGGGGTCTTCTGCAGGTTGCGGATGCCGCCGAGCGACTTGTGCAGCTTGTCGAGCTCACGACGCTTGAGCAGGAGCTCCTTCTTGGTGAAGCCGCTCGCAGCCGGGTCTTCGAAGTCGAGCTCCTCGAGCTCCTTCATGCGCGCGAGGCGCTTGCTGACCGTGCTGAAGTTGGTGAGCAGACCACCGAGCCAGCGCTGGTTGACGTACGGCTGGCCCACGCGGGTCGCCTGCTCCGCGAGCACCTCCTGCGCCTGCTTCTTCGTGCCGACGAAGAGGATGGTGCCACCGTGGGCGACCGTCTCCTTGACGAACTCGTAGGCCTTGTCGATGTAGGCCAGCGACTGCTGGAGGTCGATGATGTGGATGCCGCTGCGCTCCGTGAGGATGAAGCGCTTGACCTTCGGGTTCCACCGGCGGGTCTGGTGTCCGAAGTGGACGCCGCTGTCGAGCAGCTGGCGAATGGTGACGACGGCCATGGCCGTTCTCCTGTTCCGGCGCCTCGCGGCGCCCTGTTCGGTTCTTCGCGACGATCGGCGATCGCCACGCCTGGCGCCCGGCGCACTCCCACCCGCAGCAATGCTGGGGACCGTGGGGAGTGGATGCCGTCCGATGCGGGTTCCGCTCGGACTCTGGGCACGCGGAGTCACCCCGACGAGCGGGATGCACGACAAGTGTATCAGTCGAGGGTGGCGGGCATGATTCTCTCCACTTCCCTGGTCGCGTGCTCCGCATCCACCGCTCGCGAGCGGACGGATCCGTCCCCGGCCGGCGACGAGGAGGATCGCGTGATGACACCGCTCGTCCGAGGCCTCGTCCTCGCCGTCGTCACGATCGGACTGGTCGCCGTTCCCGGCGGTGCGGCGGCATCGTCGGCCGCGATGGCAGCGCGGGCGCCGTCCGGCGGTCCCACGGCGCACGGATGGCTCTGGCCTGTACACGGTGCGCGGATCGCAACGCCCTACGCCGCGCCCGCGCAGGCGTACGGTCCCGGTCACCGCGGTGTCGACCTCGAGCCGCGGGGCGGCGACGCACACGTCCGGAGCCCGGCGGACGGCGTCGTGGCGTTCTCCGGCATGATCGCGGGGCGAGGGATCCTGACGATCGACCACGGCGGCGGGCTCGTCACCACCCTCGAGCCGATCACGTCGGAGCTCCACCCGGGGGACGCCGTGAGCGGCGGCGAAGAGGTCGGTGAGATCTCGCTGGGCGGGCATGCGCCCGCGGCGGCGATCCACTTCGGAGTGCGGCTGAACGGCGAGTACATCAATCCCCTGCTGCTGCTGGGAGGCGTGCCGAGGGCGATCCTGCTGCCTTGCTGCGAGTAGTGGCGCCGTCAGGCCCGCGGATGCGCGAGCTTGTAGGCGGCGGCAAGCCGCTCGCTCGAGACGTGGGTGTAGATCTGCGTGGTGCCGAGGCTCGCGTGTCCGAGCAGTTCCTGCACGCTCCTGAGGTCGGCGCCGCCGTCGAGCAGGTGGGTGGCCGCCGAGTGGCGCAGCAGGTGCGGACCGACGGCGGCCGATCCGACGACGGGACCGATCACGCGCGTGACGAGGTCGTAGACGGCCCGCGGTGACATGCGGCGGCCGCGCGCTCCGAGGAACAGCGCTCGCCCGTCCGTGCGCCGCACGTCGCCCTCGACGCGGGCGGCGAGCGTCGGTCGCCCTCGCGCGAGATACGCGTCGAGCGCCTGGGCTGCCGGCATCCCGTACGGCACGACCCTTTCCTTCGAACCCTTGCCGAGCACCCGCGCCGTGGCGCGCCCGCGGTCGAGGTCGTCGATATCGAGACCGCAGAGCTCCGAGACGCGCACTCCCGTGGCATACAGCAGCTCGAGGATCGCGTGATCGCGCAGGGCGACCGCATCCCCGTCCTGCGCCGTGCGGGCGAGCGCGTCGAGTGCGGCGCCGACTCCCTCGGTCGTGGCGACCTTGGGCAGCGGCCGGCTGCGCTTCGGTGCGACGAGTCGGAGAGAGGGATCGGATGCCAGGAGCTCCTGTTCGAGGGCCCAGCCGAAGAAACCCCGTGCGGCCGCAGCGCGGCGCGCGATGGACGAGCGCGCGTCGCCGTGCTTCGCGCGCTCCCAGAGCCAGGACCGCAGGTGCTCGAGGTCGATGTCCTCCAGCGGAACCCCCGCTGTCGCCGCGGCCAGGCCCGCGAGGTCGGATCGATACGCCCGAACGGTCGCGGGCGACAGGCGCCGCACGTCGGCGAGATACGCCGTGTAGCGGTCGACGGCGGCCATGAGCTCCATGGGTCCATCCTGCGACCCGCCCGCCGGGTGCGCGGCGGGGCGCGCGGCGATTCCCCGGCCTGATGAGGCCCTCCGTCGAGCACCGTGCCGTCGCCGCGGCGGCCGAGCGGACCACGCATCGCTCAACCGCTCGGGACGAGCCTCCGCCAGCCGGCGGCATCCGCCTCGGCTTCCCCGTCCAGGCGCATGAGGCCGAGATGCAGCGTGACGTCGTCTACCGCCATGCCGCTGCGCCGCGCGATCTCGTCCACCGTGCGACCATTGCGCAAGCTCAGCGCGTCGCCGACGCGAGTCCTGTCGTCCGTCCGCGGCCGCCGATCCCCGGCGGAGGGGGTCTGGCCCGAGCCGTCCGGGGACGGCATCAGGAATAGCCCGTCGCCCTCGAGCAGCTCGAGGACGTCGCCCGCCCCGGTGATGCATCGCACATCCCTGTCGGAGTCGCGAAGCAGGCGGTGACACCCCGCGGAAGCGGGGCTCGTGACAGGACCCGGGACCGCCCCGACCGCCCGGCACAGATCGGTGGCGTGGTTCACCGTGTTCAGCGCGCCACTGCGCCACCCCGCCTCGACGACCACGGTGGCATCGGAGACCGCCGCGATGAGACGATTCCGTGCCAGGAAGCGCCACTTCGTCGGAGCCCCGCCGCAGGGAACCTCGCTGACCACGACTCCGGATCGCGCGATGCGCTCCAGGAGCTCGAAGTGACCCGCCGGGTACGGTCGCTCGACCCCGCCGGCGAGGAAGGCGGCGGTCACGCCACCTGCATCGAGCGCGGCCCGATGGGCGGCCCCGTCGATGCCGTAGGCCGCCCCGGACACCACCGCGACGCCGCGGCCCGCGAGCTCGGATGCGAGCTCTCGCGCCACGTGCTCCCCGTACGCCGTCGCGGCGCGGGCGCCCACCAGCGCGACCGCGGGGTGCAGCCGGGTCAGCGCTTCGCGCTCGCCGCGGATCCAGAGGCACGCCGGAGCGTTGTCGCCGAGATCGTCGAGGCCCCGGGGCCACCACGGATCGCCGGGGGCGACGAGGCCGACCGCATTCCGGCGGGCGATCTCGAACGGCGCGTCGAGCTCCTCCTGGACGAGCCGCGGACGCCAGCGCTTCACGGCGTCGTGCCAGTCCCTCTCCCTCACCCCCGCGGCCTCGCGGCCGTCGTCGCCGGCGAGCACCAGCTGCAGGGCCGACACCGCGCCGAGCGCTGCGACGAGCGATCCGGCGACGCGGTCCCCCGCTTCGGCGATCGCGCTCCACAGGGCGGCCGCGTAGACCTCCTCGTGATCACGGGAACCCGCAGCGACGAGCGGCGCGACGAGCGAGCGAGCGCGAGAGGAGGAGAAGGTGGGACGGGTCATGTGCGGATTCCCTTCTTGAGGAACAGGGCGCGGCCGATGTCGTCGATCGCGAGTCGGTCGCGGCCGTCGAGCGCAGCGGCGCTCCAGGCGAGGCGCAGGACGCGGTCGTAGCCGCGCAGCGTGAGAGAACCGCGGGCCAGGGCGTTGTCGAGGGGGCGCCGCACCGCGGGCGGCGGCGCGTACGGCCCCTGCCGCAGCCACGTGCCGGAGACGTGGGCGTTCAGGCGCCACGGCGTGTCACGCAGCAGGGAAGCCGTCCGCGCCCGGGCTTCGCTCACCCGATCGCGGGCCGTCGCCGTCGTGACACCGGAGGAGCCGCGCGCCGTGTGCGCGACGGACACGCGGGTCATCGCGAGCTCGATGTCGACGCGGTCGAGCAGTGGTCCGGAGAGCCTGCTGTGGTAACGACGGATGGCGAAGGGCGCGCACGTGCAGCTGCCGCCGCGCACGCCGTAGTCGCCGCACGGACACGGGTTGGTGGCGAGCACCAGCTGGAAGCGAGCCGGGAACTCGGCGCTGAGCCCGGAGCGATGGATGACGATCGACCCGTTCTCGAGGGGCTGCCGGAGCGCGTCGAGCGCGCTGCTCGCGAACTCGCCCGCCTCATCGAGGAACAGGACGCCTTCCGTCGCGCGCGCGATGGCGCCCGGCCGGATGATCTTCGATCCGCCGCCGACGAGAGCGGCGACGCTGGCCGTGTGGTGCGGAGCTTCGAACGGCGGGGTGCGGGAGAGGTCGGTCACGGGATCGCCGGACAGCGACCGGACGGAGGCGACGGCCAGGGCCGCTTCGTCTTCGAGGGGAGGGAGGATGCCGGGCAGGCGCCGAGCCAGCATCGTCTTGCCCGCGCCCGGCGGTCCGCTCATCATGATGTGGTGTCCGCCGGCGGCCGCCACCTGCAGTGCTTCGACGGCCTCGGGCTGCCCGATCACGTCGGCCAGGTCGAGCGATTCGCTCTCCGCGACCGGAACCGGAGCCGCGCCCAGCGCTACGGGCTCGACCTCCGGCACCTCGACGCTCGCACCGTGGAAGCGGGCGGCCTCGGCGAGCGACCCGGCGCCGATCACGCGGATGCCGTCCACGAGCTCGGCCTCGCGCCGGTTGGACTCCGGCACCACGACCCTGTCGAATCCCGCCCGCGCGGCCGCCAGAACGGCAGGGAGCACGCCGGGCACCGGGCGCAGGCGCCCGTCGAGGCCGAGCTCGCCCAGGTGGACCGTCGCGGCGACGGAGGCGGCATCCATGATCCCCTCCGTCGCCAGCGATGCGATCGCGATGGCGAGGTCGAAGCCCGACCCCTGCTTGGGCAGGCTCGCCGGCGAGAGGTTCACGGTCAGCCGACGGCGCGGGAGCGGGAGCTCGCTGTTGTCGCAGGCGTTGCGCACGCGCTGCACCGCCTCTCCGAGCGCCTTGTCGGGAAGGCCGATCAGCCGGAAGTCGGGCGTCTGCTTGGTCAGGTCGGCCTCGACCTCGACGATCGCGCCGTCGATTCCGGTCAGAGCGACCGACCAGGTGCGCGCGACGCTCACCACAGATCCTCGAGGTGCACGAGGGCGGCAGACGCCGGATCGGGACCGGTGATCGCGATCGCATCGAGGCGAAGCTCGCCCGCCGATTCGGGATGCGCCTGCCGCCACGCCATGGCGAGCCGCCACAGCCGGGCGCGCTTGCGCGCGTCGACAGCCTCGAGCGGATCGCCGAACAGGTCGCCCCGGCGGGTCTTCACCTCCACGACGGCGATCGCCCCGCCGCGCTCGGCGACGATGTCGATCTCACCGCCACGGGTGCGCCAGTTGCGGTCGAGGATGCGGTAGCCCGTCGCTTCGAGATGCGCGGCTGCGCGGTCCTCGCCCGCGCGCCCCAGGTCGTCCTTCGCTGCCATGACGGCCATGCTGGCCGGTCGGCGACGGGTCGGACCCGCGCGCCGAATCGGATGTCAGCAACCGGCGGCGACCCCGGGACGGGGAGGAGACGTCAGCTGTCGAGCGAGAGCTCTTCAGGCAGGTGGAAGTCACGGCGCGACAGCTCCTCGACGTTGACGTCCTTGAACGTCAGCACCCGCACGGACTTCACGAACCGGTCGGCGCGGTAGATGTCCCACACCCACACGTCGGTCATGGAGATCTCGAAGTAGAAGTCGTGCTCCGTATCGCGGCGGACGACATTGACCTCGTTCGCCAGGTAGAACCGGCGCTCGGTCTCGATCACGTACTGGAACTGCGAGACGACGTCCCGGTACTCCTTGTAGAGCGCCAGCTCGAGTTCACGGTCGTAGTCGTCGAAATCCTCGTCCATGGTCTGTCCATCCTACGGCGACGCGAACGCGCGCGACGCTCCGCACGAGCGCCCGCGCTCAGAACAGCGTGGGCGCATCCGCGATCGCCCAGGATGCCCGGTGGTGGTCGCTGAGCCCGTGCACGCGGATCGCCTCGCGGTGGTCGACGCTGGCGTACCCCTTGTTGCGGTCCCAGCCGTAGACGGGCACGTGGACATGCAGCTCGCGCATGTGATCGTCGCGCGCCACCTTGGCAATGACGGATGCCGCCGCCGCGCTCGCGCAGTCGCGGTCGGCCTTGACGATCGAGTGCACGGTGAGACCGGTCGCGCCGGCCGGGGTGATGTAGTCGTAGTTGCCGTCCAGGAGCACGACGGCGTCCTCGGGGACGACGCCCTGTGCGCGCAGCTCGGCGAGGGCCCGGATCGCCGCGTTGCCGAGGGCCCGCATGATGCCGACCTGGTCGATCTCGGCGGCGCTGGCCCAGCCGACGGCGCTCGCGCCGACCCAGGCGGCCGCGCGCGCGGCGACCTCGGGCCTGCGCATCTCGGGCACGAGCTTCGAATCCCGCAGGCCCGGGGGCACCCGCTTGCGGGCGCGCGCCGCATCCACCGCCGTCGCGCCGACCGCGACAGGACCGGCCAGCGCGCCGCGACCGACCTCGTCGCACGCGATCACGAGCGCGTGCTCGCGCAGCAGGCGCCGCTCGACGGTGAGGCGGGGCTCGACGACGGTCATCATGTCGAGGCCAGCTTAGGGGGACGGCCTCGGGCTCGCACTCGGGGACGGGACGGACGCGAAGACCTCGTGATGGAAGTCGATGAGGCCGAATCTGTCGAACGGCCACGTTATGACGAAGGCGCGGCCGACGACGTTGTCCACGGGGACGAACCCCTTGCCGGGCTGGTCGAGGTGATATCGGGAGTCCTGGGAGCGGTCGCGGTTGTCGCCGAGCACCCACAGGGAGTCCTTCGGCACCACGACATCGAACGGGACCGGCCGCGGCACGGTCTCGCCCGGCGACAGCTTGACGTAGACGGACTCGTCGAGCGGCGTCCCGTTCACGGTGATCTGACCGAGCGCGTTGCAGCAGACGACGTGGTCGCCGGCCACGCCGATGACGCGCTTGATGAGGTGGTCGTCGCTGTCGGGGGCGGAGAGCCCGACGAGCGAGAGCAGCCAGTCCCCCGCCTCCACGATGAACGGACGGGCCGGTGCGGTCGACGGCGGAAGCCAGCCGCCCGGATCGCGGAACACGACGACGTCTCCGCGCTGGTAGCCGCCCACGTGCGGCGTGATCTCATCGACGAGGATGCGGTCCTGGATCTGGAGGGTGTCCTCCATCGACGCCGACGGGATGTAGAACGAGCGGACGAGGAACGTCTTGACGACCAGCGAGACGAGGATCGCGACCGCGACGATGACGACGATGTCGCGCAGGAGCGAGACCCAGCCGCGCTTGCGCACCGCAGCGGAAGACGAGCGGCTCGCCGGTGCGGGCGTCGCGGCGGACTCAGCCGAGTTCTCGGTCGTCATGGCATCCTTCGTGCATGCGGCGGCGGTCGCGCAGCCAGCCTCTCAAGCGTCCCACATCCATCGGCGCGCGACGCACCGCGCCGGCCCCCATCCGGCTGTGAAGCGGCTAGGAACGACGAACGCCCCGGCTGTGCCGGGGCGTTCGTGGAGACCGACTCAGGAGTGGTCGCGCTTCTCCTTGATCTTGGCCTTCTTGCCGCGGAGGCTGCGCAGGTAGTAGAGCTTCGCGCGACGGACGTCACCGCGCGTCACGAGCTCGATGTGGTCGATCACCGGGCTGTGCACCGGGAAGGTACGCTCGACGCCCACCTGGAAGCTGATCTTGCGGACCGTGAAGGTCTCGCGCACACCGTCGCCGGAGCGGCCGATGACGACGCCCTGGAAGACCTGGATGCGGGAGCGGTTGCCCTCGGTGATGTTGACGTGCACCTTGACGGTGTCGCCGGGGGCGAAGTCGGGGATGTCCGAGCGGAGCGAAGCCGCGTCGACGGCGTCGAGGATCTGCATGATCGATCACTTCCTGCACCCGCCACAGGTCGGCTGCGAGATTCGTATGGGAAAGGATTCGTGTGCCCGGCGCCGCCGGCTTCGCCTGGCGGCTGTATTCCCCTGAGGCAGAACCTTTCAGGGCACAAGCATCCATTCTGCCATGGATGCCGCGCACGGCAAAAACGCTACGGAGCCGTCGGCTTCTTGCCCTCGGTGATGACGATGATGTCGGGCTCCGCCCGCAGGTCGTCCGCCGTCGTCGAGGGCCGCTCGGCGGCGATGAAGCCCACGCCGGCGCGGGTGTACTGGACGATGCCCGCGGGCCGGGCCTCGCGCCAGAGCTCCCAGAGGACGAGCCAGAAGAGTCCGACGAAGACGGCGATCGTGAGGACGAACACCGGCGCCCACCATGCGGGGTTGTAGAAGCCGAGGGCGATCGTCAGGCAATGCCAGACCGTGAATCCCAGGACGTCCCACCACGAGATCGCGCGCTGCGCCCGCACCGTGCCCCGCGCACGCACGAGGAGCGTGAGGACGAGCTCGCCGATCAGCACCGACGGGATCGCGAGGAACAGCACCCAGAGGAAGGCCCACCCGCCCGCATTGAAGACGCCCCAGCCGACGAGCAGCCACAGCGGCAGCAGGAAGGCGGCGGGGATCAGCCACCCGAAGAACGCACGCCGCAGCCACATGCCTTAGATGGTACGCCGGACCGGTCCTGCGCGGACCCGGTGCAGCGCGGCGCGGGGCATCCTCACAGCGAGGGGGCATCGCATCCGCGAGAATGAAGACAGAACGGAAGGAAACCGATGATCGAGCTGCGCACCCCCGCCGAGATCGAGCAGATGCGACCCGCGGGCCGCTTCGTGGCCGAGACGCTCGCCACCCTGCGCGACGAGACGAAGGTGGGCACCAATCTGCTCGCGATCGACCGCCGCGCGCACGATCTCATCCGCCGCGCCGGCGCGGAGTCCTGCTACATCGACTACCACCCGTCCTTCGGCGCCAGCCCGTTCGGCAAAGTCATCTGCACCTCCATCAACGACGCGGTGCTGCACGGACTCCCCCACGACTACACGCTGCGCGACGGCGACCTCGTCTCGCTCGACTTCGCGGCGTCGGTGGACGGCTGGGTCGCCGACTCCGCCGTCTCGTTCATCGTCGGCACGCCACGCGACGAAGACCTGCGCCTCATCGACACGACGCAGCGGGCGCTCGCCGCGGCGATCGCCGCCGCCACGGTGGGCCATCGGATCGGAGACCTGTCCGCCGCCATCGCCGCCGTGTCGCACGGCGAGGGCTACGAGATCAACACCGACTTCGGCGGCCACGGCGTCGGCCGGGTCATGCACGGCGACCCGCACGTGCCCAACGACGGCAAGGCCGGGCGCGGCTACCCGCTGCGGGCGGGTCTCGTGCTCGCGCTCGAGCCATGGCTGCTCGCGACGACCGACGAGCTCGTCACCGACCCCGACGGCTGGACGCTGCGGAGCGTGGACGGCTCCCGCGGGGCGCACTCCGAGCACACCGTCGCGATCACCGACGACGGCCCCATCGTCCTCACCGACCGGTCCTGGCTCGGCGTCGACTGACCGTCGCCCCCCGCGTCAGGTGCGCGCCTCGGTCTTGGGGGCGTGCACGGGCGTCGTGACCGCGGCCAGAGCCGCGAGCGAGGCGGCCACCGAGTGGTCGGGCTCGACGTCGACGCGCGGGTGTTCGGAGAGCAGGATGAGCGACCGCGCCTCGAGCCGGATGTCGTCGCCCGGGCGGACGATCGCCGAATCGGCGCGATGACCGGCGGTGTCGATCACGATCTCCCAGTTCGGGCTGTATTCCACCTCGGGCACGTGGAAGTCGATGCCGTCGTCGCCGCCGTTGAACAGGATGATGAAATGTCGGTCGCGGATCGGCTCGCCGCGGCGGTCGCGCTCCTGGATGCCGAGCCCGTTGAGGAACACGCCGATCGCCCGGCCGAATCCGGAGTCCCAGTCCTCCGGCTGCATCAGGGTGCCGTCGGGCCGCAGCCACGCGATGTCCTGCACCGGTGCGCCCTCCTCGCGCCGCACGGGTCGCCCCTCGAAGAACCTGCGACGGCGGAAGGTGGGATGGTCGCGCCGCAGGCGCGCCATCGCCGCGGTGAACTCGAGCAGGGGTCTGTCGGCTGCCTCCCAGTCGACCCACGTGAGCTCGTTGTCCTGCGCGTACGCGTTGTTGTTGCCCTGCTGGGTGCGGCCGAGCTCGTCGCCGTGCAGCAGCATCGGCACGCCCTGGCTGAGCAGCAGCGTCGCGATGAAGTTGCGCTGCTGCCGCGCTCGATCCGTGAGCACGGCAGGGTCGTCCGTCGGCCCCTCGACACCGAAGTTCTCCGAGCGGTTGTCGTCGGCGCCGTCGTGGTTGTCCTCGCCGTTGGCCTCGTTGTGCTTCGAGACGTAGCTGACGAGGTCGCGCAGCGTGAAGCCGTCGTGCGCCGTGACGAAATTGACGGATGCCACCGGCCGGCGTCCCGAGTGCTCGTACAGGTCGCTCGACCCGGTCAGCCGTGAGGCGAACTCCCCCAGCGCCTGGGGCTCGCCGCGCCAGAAGTCGCGCACCGTGTCGCGGTACTTCCCGTTCCACTCGGTCCATTGCGGCGGGAAGTTGCCGACCTGGTATCCCCCGGGGCCGACGTCCCACGGCTCGGCGATGAGCTTCACCTGCGACACCACGGGATCCTGCTGCACGAGTTCGAAGAAGGTCGCCAGGCGGTCGACGTCGTAGAACTCGCGCGCGAGCGC
This genomic window contains:
- the frr gene encoding ribosome recycling factor — protein: MIADVLSETATRMDRAVEAAKEDFATVRTGRANPQMFQKVMVDYYGSPTPLAQLASLSNPEARTLVVNPYDKSALKAIEQAIRDMPNLGANPTNDGALVRVTLPELTAERRKEFVKIVRSKGEDAKVHVRGIRRKAKDDLDALKGEVGDDELTRAEKELDAVTRSHVDEIDEALKRKEAELLEV
- the pyrH gene encoding UMP kinase translates to MITENTGRRRVLLKLSGEAFGAGQLGVNPDVVGQIAREIAAAVDQVEIAIVVGGGNFFRGAELQQRGMDRGRADYMGMLGTVMNALALQDFLEQAGAATRVQSAISMTQVAEPYIPRRAERHMEKGRVVIFGAGAGLPYFSTDTVAAQRALEIDADEVLVAKNGVDGVYTADPKTDASATKIDTITYLEALQRGLRVVDSTAFSLCMDNKMDMRVFGMEPAGNVTRALLGERIGTLVTA
- the tsf gene encoding translation elongation factor Ts; this translates as MANFTIADIKALREQLGTGMVDTKKALEEADGDMDKAVEILRLKGAKGNAKRADRSTSEGLVAARESDGKVTLIELNTETDFVAKNEKFIALADKVADAVAAVAADSAEAGLDAPAGSQTVGQLISDEAAILGEKVELRRVRTLTGDNFQVYLHRTSKDLPPQVGVVVAYSGDDAETARSIAQHISFANPTYLSRDDVPEADVEKEREIVTEISRNEGKPEAALPKIVEGRVNAFFKQVALLDQDYAKDNKLSVAQVAKDAGITVTDFARFKVGA
- the rpsB gene encoding 30S ribosomal protein S2 codes for the protein MAVVTIRQLLDSGVHFGHQTRRWNPKVKRFILTERSGIHIIDLQQSLAYIDKAYEFVKETVAHGGTILFVGTKKQAQEVLAEQATRVGQPYVNQRWLGGLLTNFSTVSKRLARMKELEELDFEDPAASGFTKKELLLKRRELDKLHKSLGGIRNLQKTPSALWVVDAKREHLAIDEAKKLGIPVIGILDTNADPDEFQYPIPGNDDAIRSVSLLTRIIADAAAEGLIQRHQPATDETQAEPLAEWERELLEQGAAAAEADAVELATEAVVAEEVAEELAAEAIAAAEAGDEEAAEELAVEAVVAEEIAEELAAEAIADEIVAEELAAEAESTEA
- a CDS encoding murein hydrolase activator EnvC family protein; this encodes MILSTSLVACSASTARERTDPSPAGDEEDRVMTPLVRGLVLAVVTIGLVAVPGGAAASSAAMAARAPSGGPTAHGWLWPVHGARIATPYAAPAQAYGPGHRGVDLEPRGGDAHVRSPADGVVAFSGMIAGRGILTIDHGGGLVTTLEPITSELHPGDAVSGGEEVGEISLGGHAPAAAIHFGVRLNGEYINPLLLLGGVPRAILLPCCE
- a CDS encoding tyrosine recombinase XerC, translating into MELMAAVDRYTAYLADVRRLSPATVRAYRSDLAGLAAATAGVPLEDIDLEHLRSWLWERAKHGDARSSIARRAAAARGFFGWALEQELLASDPSLRLVAPKRSRPLPKVATTEGVGAALDALARTAQDGDAVALRDHAILELLYATGVRVSELCGLDIDDLDRGRATARVLGKGSKERVVPYGMPAAQALDAYLARGRPTLAARVEGDVRRTDGRALFLGARGRRMSPRAVYDLVTRVIGPVVGSAAVGPHLLRHSAATHLLDGGADLRSVQELLGHASLGTTQIYTHVSSERLAAAYKLAHPRA
- the dprA gene encoding DNA-processing protein DprA; amino-acid sequence: MTRPTFSSSRARSLVAPLVAAGSRDHEEVYAAALWSAIAEAGDRVAGSLVAALGAVSALQLVLAGDDGREAAGVRERDWHDAVKRWRPRLVQEELDAPFEIARRNAVGLVAPGDPWWPRGLDDLGDNAPACLWIRGEREALTRLHPAVALVGARAATAYGEHVARELASELAGRGVAVVSGAAYGIDGAAHRAALDAGGVTAAFLAGGVERPYPAGHFELLERIARSGVVVSEVPCGGAPTKWRFLARNRLIAAVSDATVVVEAGWRSGALNTVNHATDLCRAVGAVPGPVTSPASAGCHRLLRDSDRDVRCITGAGDVLELLEGDGLFLMPSPDGSGQTPSAGDRRPRTDDRTRVGDALSLRNGRTVDEIARRSGMAVDDVTLHLGLMRLDGEAEADAAGWRRLVPSG